One window of Mauremys mutica isolate MM-2020 ecotype Southern chromosome 6, ASM2049712v1, whole genome shotgun sequence genomic DNA carries:
- the CDO1 gene encoding cysteine dioxygenase type 1 isoform X1, with product MEQLVQTEVWKAQTLQELIQILHRLFSGDKVSVEEVQALMESYESNPVEWMKYAQFDQYRYTRNLVDKGNGKFNLMILCWGEGHGSSIHDHTDSHCFMKILQGNLKETLFEWPGKKGTGAMTKKSERVLEENQCAYINEKQIFHSTSSEHQERKYHLGMAADSIGLHRVENTSHTESAVSLHLYSPPFDSCNTFDQRTGHKHNVKMTFYSQFGERTPGATVVSQENN from the exons atggagcagctggtgcaAACAGAAGTGTGGAAAGCGCAGACTTTACAGGAACTGATCCAGATCCTGCATCGCTTATTTTCTGGTGATAAAGTCAGTGTAGAAGAAGTACAAGCCTTAATGGAATCGTATGAGAGCAACCCTGTGGAGTGGATGAAATATGCCCAATTTGATCAATACAG GTACACAAGAAATCTTGTGGATAAAGGAAATGGAAAGTTCAACTTGATGATCTTATGCTGGGGTGAAGGACATGGCAG CAGTATTCATGATCACACTGACTCACATTGCTTTATGAAGATCCTTCAGGGGAATCTAAAAGAGACTCTGTTTGAGTGGCCTGGGAAAAAAGGGACTGGAGCGATGACTAAGAAATCAGAACGAGTTTTGGAGGAAAATCAATGTGCCTATATCAAcg AAAAACAAATCTTCCATTCAACGTCTTCAGAACACCAGGAAAGAAAGTATCATTTGGGGATGGCAGCTG ACTCCATTGGCCTGCACCGTGTGGAGAACACAAGCCACACAGAGTCTGCTGTTAGTCTGCACTTGTACAGCCCGCCCTTTGACAGCTGTAACACCTTTGATCAAAGAACTGGACACAAGCATAACGTCAAAATGACATTCTATAGTCAGTTTGGAGAAAGGACTCCGGGT GCAACAGTAGTGTCACAAGAGAACAACTGA
- the CDO1 gene encoding cysteine dioxygenase type 1 isoform X2, which produces MEQLVQTEVWKAQTLQELIQILHRLFSGDKVSVEEVQALMESYESNPVEWMKYAQFDQYRYTRNLVDKGNGKFNLMILCWGEGHGSSIHDHTDSHCFMKILQGNLKETLFEWPGKKGTGAMTKKSERVLEENQCAYINDSIGLHRVENTSHTESAVSLHLYSPPFDSCNTFDQRTGHKHNVKMTFYSQFGERTPGATVVSQENN; this is translated from the exons atggagcagctggtgcaAACAGAAGTGTGGAAAGCGCAGACTTTACAGGAACTGATCCAGATCCTGCATCGCTTATTTTCTGGTGATAAAGTCAGTGTAGAAGAAGTACAAGCCTTAATGGAATCGTATGAGAGCAACCCTGTGGAGTGGATGAAATATGCCCAATTTGATCAATACAG GTACACAAGAAATCTTGTGGATAAAGGAAATGGAAAGTTCAACTTGATGATCTTATGCTGGGGTGAAGGACATGGCAG CAGTATTCATGATCACACTGACTCACATTGCTTTATGAAGATCCTTCAGGGGAATCTAAAAGAGACTCTGTTTGAGTGGCCTGGGAAAAAAGGGACTGGAGCGATGACTAAGAAATCAGAACGAGTTTTGGAGGAAAATCAATGTGCCTATATCAAcg ACTCCATTGGCCTGCACCGTGTGGAGAACACAAGCCACACAGAGTCTGCTGTTAGTCTGCACTTGTACAGCCCGCCCTTTGACAGCTGTAACACCTTTGATCAAAGAACTGGACACAAGCATAACGTCAAAATGACATTCTATAGTCAGTTTGGAGAAAGGACTCCGGGT GCAACAGTAGTGTCACAAGAGAACAACTGA